Proteins found in one Carassius auratus strain Wakin unplaced genomic scaffold, ASM336829v1 scaf_tig00216160, whole genome shotgun sequence genomic segment:
- the kiaa2013 gene encoding uncharacterized protein KIAA2013 homolog isoform X2: MYNPPKTTWSKRQMMWLQQRLKGLPGLLSSSWARRVLVGLLLFLIFYWYLSSDGLLKFLSMSRESGGAAGACLQTDLHRWVPLVDRGEGVVLTPQTKETVPFVVGNGHFLVDVDSNKLWVASSSQPGSAPVHQTDYGPIVRLQIPGTRSEARGMMLWYRKGSVLSSRCILTASSHNCIIIREEFVAHRSRPNVYLQRIYISNPTDRPVSIDLATESPSFRSTAEKMEEKEFVLSSGRVLTEKKDTVLVVVASKKLSTKIQVSAKSEYKENLVSVIHTSEPTEGGKLDETLGKLREGVKKEMVDVLRANVDELIQEHQQAWVDLFISGVEIRKITDAHTPSSRTVNNTLYYILSTSTAPLLDQSLTAEEHERLESSLNYADHCFSGHATMHAENLWPERLSNVAQILQLVNLWNLTFQKRGCKVLVAAGTHGMMQGMVLSFGGLQFTENHLQFQADPDVLHNSYSLRGIHYNKDLINLAVLQDTEGKPFLHVSVKPQEKPVKLYACEAGCMNEPVELTSELRGHMFPVMVTQPITPLLYISTDLTHLQDLRHTMHVKAILAHEDHMAKQYPGLPFLFWFSVASLITLFHLFLFKLIYNEYCGPGAKPLFRSKDDVTV; encoded by the exons ATGTATAATCCGCCGAAAACCACGTGGAGCAAGAGACAGATGATGTGGCTTCAGCAGAGGTTAAAAGGTCTGCCAGGTCTGCTCTCGAGCAGCTGGGCCCGCCGTGTCCTGGTGGGATTACTGCTCTTCCTCATTTTCTACTGGTACTTGAGTTCAGATGGGCTCCTGAAGTTTCTCAGCATGTCCAGGGAGTCTGGAGGAGCGGCGGGGGCTTGTCTGCAGACCGATCTTCACAGGTGGGTGCCGTTGGTGGACCGAGGGGAGGGAGTGGTGCTCACCCCCCAAACCAAAGAAACAGTCCCATTTGTGGTTGGTAATGGACATTTCCTGGTGGATGTGGACTCTAATAAACTCTGGGTAGCTTCATCTTCACAGCCTGGATCCGCGCCGGTTCACCAAACAGACTACGGACCGATAGTGCGCCTGCAGATCCCAGGAACACGCTCGGAAGCTCGAGGAATGATGCTGTGGTACAGAAAAGGCTCTGTTCTGTCCTCCCGATGTATCCTGACAGCGTCTTCTCACAATTGCATCATCATCCGAGAGGAGTTTGTTGCGCATCGCAGTCGACCCAATGTTTATCTCCAGAGAATTTACATATCAAACCCTACAGACCGTCCGGTTTCCATCGACCTGGCCACGGAGTCTCCATCGTTTAGGAGCACTGCGGAGAAGATGGAGGAAAAAGAGTTTGTGCTCTCCTCAGGACGGGTGCTCACGGAAAAAAAGGACACCGTGTTGGTGGTGGTGGCCTCAAAGAAGCTGAGCACCAAGATCCAGGTTTCTGCCAAATCGGAATACAAAGAAAACCTGGTGAGCGTGATTCACACCTCGGAGCCCACCGAGGGTGGGAAACTGGACGAAACCCTCGGCAAGCTCAGAGAAGGAGTCAAGAAAGAGATGGTGGATGTCCTCCGAGCCAATGTGGACGAACTGATACAAGAGCACCAGCAAGCATGGGTGGATCTCTTCATATCTG GTGTGGAAATCAGAAAGATCACAGACGCCCATACTCCGTCCAGTCGCACAGTCAACAACACGCTGTACTACATTCTGTCGACCTCCACAGCGCCCCTCCTGGATCAGAGTCTCACAGCAGAAGAGCACGAACGCCTGGAGTCCAGTCTGAACTACGCTGACCACTGCTTCAGCGGCCACGCCACCATGCACGCCGAGAACCTGTGGCCGGAGCGCCTGTCCAACGTGGCTCAGATCCTGCAGCTGGTGAACCTCTGGAACCTGACCTTCCAGAAAAGAGGATGCAAGGTCCTTGTGGCGGCAGGCACTCACGGTATGATGCAAGGCATGGTCCTGAGTTTCGGCGGTCTGCAGTTCACCGAGAACCACCTCCAGTTCCAGGCCGACCCGGATGTTCTTCACAACAGCTACTCTTTGAGGGGCATCCATTACAATAAAGACCTTATCAACCTGGCCGTGCTGCAGGACACCGAGGGCAAGCCCTTCCTGCACGTGTCCGTCAAGCCTCAGGAGAAACCCGTGAAGCTGTACGCCTGCGAGGCTGGCTGCATGAACGAGCCCGTGGAGCTGACCTCGGAGCTTCGAGGCCACATGTTTCCGGTGATGGTGACCCAGCCCATCACGCCTCTGCTGTACATCTCCACTGATCTCACTCACCTGCAGGACCTGAGACACACGATGCACGTCAAGGCCATCTTGGCTCATGAGGACCACATGGCCAAGCAGTACCCAGGCCTGCCCTTTCTCTTCTGGTTCAGTGTGGCGTCCCTCATCACGCTCTTCCACCTCTTCCTCTTCAAACTCATCTATAATGAGTACTGCGGGCCTGGAGCCAAGCCGCTCTTCAGGAGTAAG GATGATGTTACTGTCTGA
- the kiaa2013 gene encoding uncharacterized protein KIAA2013 homolog isoform X1, translating to MYNPPKTTWSKRQMMWLQQRLKGLPGLLSSSWARRVLVGLLLFLIFYWYLSSDGLLKFLSMSRESGGAAGACLQTDLHRWVPLVDRGEGVVLTPQTKETVPFVVGNGHFLVDVDSNKLWVASSSQPGSAPVHQTDYGPIVRLQIPGTRSEARGMMLWYRKGSVLSSRCILTASSHNCIIIREEFVAHRSRPNVYLQRIYISNPTDRPVSIDLATESPSFRSTAEKMEEKEFVLSSGRVLTEKKDTVLVVVASKKLSTKIQVSAKSEYKENLVSVIHTSEPTEGGKLDETLGKLREGVKKEMVDVLRANVDELIQEHQQAWVDLFISGVEIRKITDAHTPSSRTVNNTLYYILSTSTAPLLDQSLTAEEHERLESSLNYADHCFSGHATMHAENLWPERLSNVAQILQLVNLWNLTFQKRGCKVLVAAGTHGMMQGMVLSFGGLQFTENHLQFQADPDVLHNSYSLRGIHYNKDLINLAVLQDTEGKPFLHVSVKPQEKPVKLYACEAGCMNEPVELTSELRGHMFPVMVTQPITPLLYISTDLTHLQDLRHTMHVKAILAHEDHMAKQYPGLPFLFWFSVASLITLFHLFLFKLIYNEYCGPGAKPLFRSKFGLLLWANKETDPLDGVDSTG from the exons ATGTATAATCCGCCGAAAACCACGTGGAGCAAGAGACAGATGATGTGGCTTCAGCAGAGGTTAAAAGGTCTGCCAGGTCTGCTCTCGAGCAGCTGGGCCCGCCGTGTCCTGGTGGGATTACTGCTCTTCCTCATTTTCTACTGGTACTTGAGTTCAGATGGGCTCCTGAAGTTTCTCAGCATGTCCAGGGAGTCTGGAGGAGCGGCGGGGGCTTGTCTGCAGACCGATCTTCACAGGTGGGTGCCGTTGGTGGACCGAGGGGAGGGAGTGGTGCTCACCCCCCAAACCAAAGAAACAGTCCCATTTGTGGTTGGTAATGGACATTTCCTGGTGGATGTGGACTCTAATAAACTCTGGGTAGCTTCATCTTCACAGCCTGGATCCGCGCCGGTTCACCAAACAGACTACGGACCGATAGTGCGCCTGCAGATCCCAGGAACACGCTCGGAAGCTCGAGGAATGATGCTGTGGTACAGAAAAGGCTCTGTTCTGTCCTCCCGATGTATCCTGACAGCGTCTTCTCACAATTGCATCATCATCCGAGAGGAGTTTGTTGCGCATCGCAGTCGACCCAATGTTTATCTCCAGAGAATTTACATATCAAACCCTACAGACCGTCCGGTTTCCATCGACCTGGCCACGGAGTCTCCATCGTTTAGGAGCACTGCGGAGAAGATGGAGGAAAAAGAGTTTGTGCTCTCCTCAGGACGGGTGCTCACGGAAAAAAAGGACACCGTGTTGGTGGTGGTGGCCTCAAAGAAGCTGAGCACCAAGATCCAGGTTTCTGCCAAATCGGAATACAAAGAAAACCTGGTGAGCGTGATTCACACCTCGGAGCCCACCGAGGGTGGGAAACTGGACGAAACCCTCGGCAAGCTCAGAGAAGGAGTCAAGAAAGAGATGGTGGATGTCCTCCGAGCCAATGTGGACGAACTGATACAAGAGCACCAGCAAGCATGGGTGGATCTCTTCATATCTG GTGTGGAAATCAGAAAGATCACAGACGCCCATACTCCGTCCAGTCGCACAGTCAACAACACGCTGTACTACATTCTGTCGACCTCCACAGCGCCCCTCCTGGATCAGAGTCTCACAGCAGAAGAGCACGAACGCCTGGAGTCCAGTCTGAACTACGCTGACCACTGCTTCAGCGGCCACGCCACCATGCACGCCGAGAACCTGTGGCCGGAGCGCCTGTCCAACGTGGCTCAGATCCTGCAGCTGGTGAACCTCTGGAACCTGACCTTCCAGAAAAGAGGATGCAAGGTCCTTGTGGCGGCAGGCACTCACGGTATGATGCAAGGCATGGTCCTGAGTTTCGGCGGTCTGCAGTTCACCGAGAACCACCTCCAGTTCCAGGCCGACCCGGATGTTCTTCACAACAGCTACTCTTTGAGGGGCATCCATTACAATAAAGACCTTATCAACCTGGCCGTGCTGCAGGACACCGAGGGCAAGCCCTTCCTGCACGTGTCCGTCAAGCCTCAGGAGAAACCCGTGAAGCTGTACGCCTGCGAGGCTGGCTGCATGAACGAGCCCGTGGAGCTGACCTCGGAGCTTCGAGGCCACATGTTTCCGGTGATGGTGACCCAGCCCATCACGCCTCTGCTGTACATCTCCACTGATCTCACTCACCTGCAGGACCTGAGACACACGATGCACGTCAAGGCCATCTTGGCTCATGAGGACCACATGGCCAAGCAGTACCCAGGCCTGCCCTTTCTCTTCTGGTTCAGTGTGGCGTCCCTCATCACGCTCTTCCACCTCTTCCTCTTCAAACTCATCTATAATGAGTACTGCGGGCCTGGAGCCAAGCCGCTCTTCAGGAGTAAG TTTGGACTCCTACTCTGGGCAAACAAGGAAACAGATCCACTGGATGGAGTAGATTCAACAG GATGA
- the LOC113097228 gene encoding procollagen-lysine,2-oxoglutarate 5-dioxygenase 1-like: MKGVLVILACLFASFSPRDCKQQGSIPEGDLLVLTVATQETDGFRRFLRSAKHFNYTIKVLGKGETWKGGDYMSPPGGGQKVRLLKSALEDIQEENRVILFVDSYDVIFSSGPKELLKKFQQAKHKVVFSSETLIWPDRHLEDKHPHVREGKRFLGAGGFIGYAPNLKQMLSDWSGADSDSDQLFFTKLYINPEKRKSINITLDNKCRLFQNLHGAFDEVMLKFEDGRVRARNVLYDTLPVIIHGNGPTKLQINYLGNYIPNLWTFETGCTICNEDLRPLSGLQESEYPLVVIGIFIQQPTPFVTVFFERLLNLKYPKNRLRLFIYNQESHHEPHVRTFLEHHESEYQGVKLIGPEEDIDPVTSRDIGFDMCRDDIDCVYFFSIDVDVVLKNENTLRILIELNKPFIAPMMTKPGRLWTNFWGALSADGYYARSEDYVDIAQGHRVGLWNVPYVSNIFLIKADTLRTDLKDPDLFESETLDPDMAFCSKVRNKGVFMFVTNMHTFGRVLSTENYQTTHLNNDLWQIFENPAEWEERYIHENYSKVLRDDLIEMPCPDVYWFPIFTDVACRHLIEEMEHFGQWSGGGNVDKRIQGGYENVPTIDIHMNQVGYDKEWHKFLLDYIAPVTEKMYPGYYTRAQFDLAFVVRYKPDEQPALKPHHDASTFTINIALNQVGIDYQGGGCRFLRYNCSVTAPRRGWTLLHPGRLTHYHEGLPTVQGVRYISVSFVDP; encoded by the exons ATGAAAGGAGTTCTGGTCATTCTAGCCTGTTTGTTTGCGTCCTTTTCTCCGCGTGACTGTAAGCAGCAGGGCTCGATCCCCGAGG GAGATCTTCTCGTGCTGACTGTAGCCACGCAGGAGACTGATGGCTTCAGACGCTTCTTGAGATCCGCAAAGCACTTTAATTACACCATCAAG GTTCTGGGGAAGGGAGAAACATGGAAAGGTGGAGATTACATGTCTCCTCCAGGTGGAGGGCAGAAAGTGCGCCTGCTGAAGTCTGCTCTGGAGGACATACAGGAGGAGAACAGAGTCATTCTCTTTGTGGATAG CTATGACGTGATCTTTTCTTCTGGTCCGAAAGAGCTGTTGAAGAAGTTTCAGCAGGCCAAGCACAAAGTCGTGTTTTCTTCCGAGACACTCATCTGGCCGGACCGTCACCTGGAAGACAAGCATCCTCATGTCAGAGAAGGGAAGAGGTTCCTTGGAGCAGGAG gCTTCATTGGCTATGCACCCAATCTTAAACAGATGCTTTCGGACTGGTCAGGAGCAGATAGTGACAGTGACCAACTCTTTTTCACCAAACTATATATCAATCCAGAGAAAAGA AAGTCCATAAATATAACTCTGGACAACAAGTGCAGATTGTTCCAGAATCTTCATGGAGCTTTTG ATGAAGTCATGCTGAAGTTTGAAGATGGACGCGTGCGAGCCAGAAATGTGCTTTACGACACTCTACCTGTTATTATCCATGGCAATGGACCcaccaaa CTTCAGATAAACTACCTAGGGAACTATATCCCAAATCTGTGGACGTTTGAGACTGGCTGCACCATCTGTAACGAGGATCTGCGACCTCTCTCTGGACTCCAG GAGAGTGAATATCCTCTGGTGGTCATCGGGATCTTCATCCAACAGCCCACACCCTTTGTCACTGTGTTCTTTGAACGCTTGCTTAACCTCAAATACCCCAAAAACCGGCTCCGGTTATTCATCTATAATCAG GAATCCCATCACGAGCCACACGTGCGCACATTTCTAGAGCATCACGAGTCTGAATACCAGGGTGTGAAGCTGATTGGACCAGAGGAGGACATAGATCCTGTGACCTCTCGTGATATTGGCTT CGATATGTGTCGTGACGACATTGACTGTGTATACTTCTTCAGCATAGACGTGGACGTGGTTTTAAAGAACGAAAACACGCTTAGAATCTTAATTGAGCTCAATAA GCCTTTCATTGCACCAATGATGACTAAACCCGGGCGTCTGTGGACAAACTTCTGGGGTGCGCTCAGCGCCGACGGGTACTACGCCAGGTCAGAGGATTACGTGGACATAGCTCAAGGACACCGCGT GGGTTTGTGGAATGTGCCATACGTCTCTAACATATTCCTGATAAAAGCCGATACACTGAGGACTGATCTCAAAGATCCTGACCTGTTTGAATCTGAAACACTTGACCCGGATATGGCCTTCTGCTCCAAAGTTCGAAACAAG GGTGTCTTCATGTTCgtaacaaatatgcacacttTCGGTCGCGTTTTATCGACTGAAAATTACCAGACAACCCACTTGAACAATGATCTCTGGCAGATCTTTGAAAATCCTGCG GAATGGGAGGAAAGATACATTCATGAGAATTATTCCAAAGTTTTGAGAGATGATCTTATAGAAATG CCGTGTCCTGATGTGTACTGGTTCCCTATTTTCACTGACGTGGCCTGCAGACATCTCATTGAAGAGATGGAGCACTTTGGCCAGTGGTCAGGAGGTGGAAACGTG GACAAAAGGATCCAAGGTGGATATGAAAATGTCCCCACTATTGATATCCACATGAATCAGGTGGGATACGATAAAGAATGGCACAAGTTTCTTTTGGATTATATAGCGCCGGTCACTGAGAAAATGTATCCAGGGTACTACACAAGG GCTCAGTTTGATCTGGCGTTTGTAGTCAGATATAAACCTGATGAACAACCCGCATTAAAACCACATCACGATGCCTCTACTTTCACCATCAATATTGCACTCAATCAAGTGGGGATTGACTATCAG GGCGGTGGCTGCCGGTTCCTAAGGTACAACTGCTCCGTGACAGCTCCGAGGAGGGGCTGGACGCTCCTGCACCCCGGACGCCTCACACACTACCACGAGGGGCTGCCCACTGTACAGGGGGTCCGATACATCTCTGTCTCATTTGTGGACCCTTGA